DNA from Halobaculum sp. XH14:
CGCCGACGGCGAGGACGACGCCGCTCGACCTTCGACGGATTGAGGGACCGTCGCCCCGCAGACGGGGTATGACCACGCTCGAAATCACCGGCGGCCGCGTCCTCCGCCCCGGTCGGGACGGCGGGACGGGATCGTCCCGGGCGGCCGACCACTCGATCGAGGCCGCTGACGTCCTGGTCGGCGTCGAGGCGGGCGAGATTCTGGCGGTCGGCCCGGACGTCGCCGAGGGGACCGACGCCACTGCCGGGGAAGCCGGCGGGGCCGACGAGACGCTGGACGCCTCGGGCGGCCTCGTCATCCCGGGGCTGGTGAACGCCCACGGCCACGCGGCGATGACGCTCCTGCGCGGCTACGCCGACGACAAGCACCTCGAGGCGTGGCTCCGGGAGGACATCTGGCCCGCGGAGGCCGAACTGACCCCCGAGGACGTCGCCGCGGGCACGCGGCTCGCGGCGCTGGAGATGATCCGGAGCGGGACGACGGCGTTCGCGGACATGTACTTCCACGTCGGCGAGGTCGTCGACGCGGTCCGGGAGGCGGGCCTGCGGGCACGGGTCGGGCACGGCGTCGTCACCGTCGGCAAGGACGACGAGGGCGCACACGCCGACTTCGAGGAGTCGCTCTCTGTCGCCGAGAAGTTCGACGGCGCGGCCGACGGCCGGGTCCGGACGGCGGTGATGCCCCACGCGCCCCACACGGTCGGGAGCGACTACTTCGCGGAGTTCGTCCCGCGGGCCCGCGCGGCGGGCGTCCCGTTCCACTTCCACCTGAACGAGACCGAGGTGTACGTCGAGGAGATCGGCGAGGAGGCGGGCGTCCGGCCGGCCGAGTACGCCGCCGACCACGACCTGCTGGCCGAGGACACCTGGGTCGCCCACGGCGTCCACATCGACGCCGGGGAGATCGACCGCCTCGCCGACTCCGGCACGGCGGTCGTCCACTGTCCGGCCTCGAACATGAAGCTCAACTCCGGGATGGCTCCCGTCCAGGAGATGCTCGACGCCGGCGTGACGGTCGCGCTCGGCACCGACGGCGCGGCCTCGAACAACGACCTCGACATGTTCGGGGAACTCCGCGACGCGGCGATGCTCGGCAAGCTCGCTGCCGACGACGCGGAGGCGGTCGACGCGGACACGGCGGTGCGGATGGCGACCGAGGGCGGCGCGAACGCGCTGGGCATCGA
Protein-coding regions in this window:
- a CDS encoding amidohydrolase; protein product: MTTLEITGGRVLRPGRDGGTGSSRAADHSIEAADVLVGVEAGEILAVGPDVAEGTDATAGEAGGADETLDASGGLVIPGLVNAHGHAAMTLLRGYADDKHLEAWLREDIWPAEAELTPEDVAAGTRLAALEMIRSGTTAFADMYFHVGEVVDAVREAGLRARVGHGVVTVGKDDEGAHADFEESLSVAEKFDGAADGRVRTAVMPHAPHTVGSDYFAEFVPRARAAGVPFHFHLNETEVYVEEIGEEAGVRPAEYAADHDLLAEDTWVAHGVHIDAGEIDRLADSGTAVVHCPASNMKLNSGMAPVQEMLDAGVTVALGTDGAASNNDLDMFGELRDAAMLGKLAADDAEAVDADTAVRMATEGGANALGIEAGRVEAGAKADLAVVDLEAAHLTPEHDLVSHLAYSAKGSDVRHTVCDGSVLMRDREVLTLEEDAVRERAETAARDLAARARD